agtggacagaatggaccaaatagaaccaaagtggacaaaatggactAAATGGCCTGAATCAAACTGAAGTGGAtcaaagtggacagaatggatTGAATAGGACTAATATGGAACGAATAGAGTCAATGTGGACTGAGTTGACCGAATTAGACCGAAGTGGACAAAATAGGACTAATGTGGACTGAATAGGGCCAATGTGGATTAAATAGATTGAATAAGACCGAATGTTCTGaattggactgaatagaacATTAGTGGACAGAAGGACTAAATAGGACCGAATAGGACCTAATATTactgaataagaccaaagtagacAAAATTGACCTAATGGGACCACattggaccaaataggaccgaGGTATACATACTGGACCGAATAGGAGTACTATGGATTGAGTAGGATGGAAGTGGAcataatggaccgaatagaaccaaagtggacaaaatggactAAATGGCTTGAATAGGACCGACATGGATCAAAGTGGATataatggaccaaatagaaccaatGTGGACCACAGAGAGCCAATGTCGACTGAGTGGACCGCAGttgaccaaagtggacaaaatagGACTAATGTGGACAAAATAGAGCCAATGTGGACTAGATGGACCAAATTAGaccgaagtggactgaataagacGTACTGGACCGAATAGAATTTTAGTGGACAGAGTGGACTAAATAGGACTGAAtgggaccaaattggaccgaagatgacaaaatggaccaaatagaaccaatATGGACCGAATTAAatgtttgaatatttatcatttttattgcatttttaggttcataattctaatttctaatctctattttagtttttcttttttaactcaaaactaaagattttagcccaaatataataaatttcatacttttcaacccaaaaataaagttttttttattattattatttttttattgcagctaaacttgaaaagaaaacctacaaaaagaatcaatttaagaCCCTGCAACATAAAATAATGGACCGCAGTTGACAAATATAATGTACCACATAACATAATATAATGGACCGCAATAATAGAATCAATTTCATACTGGACCGCAGTTGACAAATTATCCACCtgcaacatttttattttgtacatGCAAACATGGGGTTTAGTAACATAATTGGGTTACTAATATAAAATGTGAAtgtttccatttatttttatttatttattaatcgAAAAACATAGATGCTAGAAATGCTgagatttcaaaaagaaaagaaagatatagGTTCTTGAAGACCATGGTAGCATCATTGAAAGGggtaacaaatatttaaaaaagaaaaaaagaaaaaaagaagaagaagaagcccttgagctataaaatcaaaattaaagattaagaaataaagaatttttatttaatttttttatttagaaaatacaaattagCATATAAACAAGAAAAATCATTCCCTGCCAACAATGGCTATGGTAATAGGAGTATAAAATATCTAAGTAGTAAAATGCACTAATACAAAAATGAGTCTTGATTTACTTGGAGTTTGGTGATGCAATCTCTTATATTTCTATAGTTgcatttgttatatatatattcaattatttCTTAGATGGTTAGATAATTATATTCGGCTAAGCTAGGTTGGATTTCAGGATCATTCAAGGCCCAAATTAAccaaaaactttaatttgaaCAAATACCAAACACTCTTCATAACAATAGTTTTTTCAAAACATACCTTTTCACTTGGCAACGTGCTAATACCAGTTATAGCAATATCCTGCTTCATTCCAATTCCCTCGACATCAATACCAAATTTCACCAAAATTTGAGGAACTCCAAGTGGCACATGTGAGATGCCATCTAAGCGAAAGCTTCCAAGAGATATGTTGTCCCTCGAGAACTCTCTCACCTTGATACTCGTTTATATTCATCTGCTGcagtggaaaagaaaaaaaccctgGTTTGGAAACTGGTAAGGTTGGGTTCCATCAGATAATTTGTCATCACACCACCTAAAATTTCAAGTCCGGAAATGaaagtcaaaaaaataaatattaatgcCTCAACTATCTCAACAATTAATGCAAGTTCTAATAAGTACTACAGTGGACAATATCAGAAATAAAGAGATCAAAAATGGAAGTAATAAGTGACATCCAAGAGCACAATGTCACTAGCTTCTCCAGCTAAAACACTAGCCCTAAAATGAAAGTCACTAAGAATTACTCGTATTTGTGTGGTAAATAATGCCAAGAGGATCAGCACTGAAAGCTCATGTGCTAATCGCATGCTTCATTTAAGCACACGGCGTcgtttgttcttttgtttagtTGTTGCCGTTTTAGGCttttaaaaaatccaaccaTATAGTTTTCGGTCCAGGTCCCGGACTGGACCGGACCAAATAGttactatatataatttttaatattttataaaaaaaaaaaaaaaaaaaaaaacccaaagccaCAACgtatctctttctcttgtgGTGTTGTCATACATGAAAGACTAGGGCCTAGTTATGCTTAGGCAGCTATTTCCTCTATGGCTCTCCCTTCGCATAATTACTTAAAAATAGTAAGAGTTTCAATTGAACAATTAGatgcaaaatataataaaaagattggTCTGAAGCATGCGTGAATATTTACCTAGACTCTCTCTTTTTGGCCTCTTCTCAACTCAAGCAATTGAGAGCAATTATGGCATGGAAGATCTGTGCCACACAATTTCAACTGAGGCAGGCAGGTACACTCCTTGTGATCCCACAAACTACAATCTTACAAAGCATGAGACAGCTTTTAGTGATGCTCAGAACTATGAAGTACAACACGCAAGAAAAATGTGTTTGatataagaatatatatttgaaaataaggTCGGATACGTAGGGAcatgacaattaattaattaaaaatttgatacattagtttgtaagacagtactaaaattttataatacatCTAACGTGTcactatttcttttattttaactttttttttgttttttattttttgattttttatgctTCACATATAAAGTTGATTATGTAgggaaaaaattatacattatattacaatataaaataattatttattcccaTGCATTGCTTGGATTTGTGATTAGTTCGTATAATGTTGAGTTTGGTccaaacttataaatttttcttatattagCTCAACCGATCATTTGACCAAAATTTGTAAATGTGTATAGTGAAGTTGATTGAGTGAACAAAAAACTTTTGTCTTCATCCTCAATTTCACCGAATGAACGATTACAAATAAAAGTTCTTAAACAAATACATGCAACGAATCTTTTCATTACAAAGAAATTTCTAACTATTCATTACAAAGAAATTTCTAACTAGTCCACTTGTTGGGTAATTATCATGTTTTGCTTTGTACCAATGCCATTCCCATCTCCTCTAATCCTACCTTTCTTTTGCCGGTGGAGAAGCTAGATGGGTTAGTCCCTAGGTCTTCCTCTTAATAAATTCgtattatttagcaaaaaaaaaaaaaaaaactagcaattGAAGAGACTAAACCTTCTGCCAAGTTTTATGCCATTAATAACTACCCCAACTCTAAAGCACATTTGAAAATGTACTCATCATACTTGGCAAAATCACAAACTAACATAGAACTTATACAAGTATGCAAGTATGCGTGGTCAGAATTGAAGTTCTAAGAGTTGCTCACTATCTGTGAAATCTACATTGATCATATCATCACCATTCTCTTGTTATCCCTCATGAACTCTCTCTCACCCTGACAGACATTAATCTCTACACTGGTCTGCCCATCTGCCGCAGTGGGGAACACCTCTAATTTGGAAGTTGGCAAAGTTGTGTTCTTTGGGATAATCTCTGTCATTACACCACACAAAATTTCGAGTCCCAGAGACAATGGAGTGACATCCAAGAGCACAATGTCACTAACTTCTCCAGCTAAAACACCAgcctgaaaaaataaaaataaataaataaataaaaaagaaaagaaagaaagaccaaaataaatattgatgcCTCAACAATTTATGCAATATCAATAAGTATTACAACAAATAATATCAGAAATAGAGATACAtagtcatttatttttcaaatagactaagaaaaaaaaattagagcatgttaaaataattgttaaataaTTCAATTCACCATTTCTAGTAGCTTAAGCTATTAGAACAGGTAGTAACATATCTTCATATCAGAGAGTTCAACTGCTCTAcctcctattaaaaaaattaaaaaattcaaaatgttgCAACCCGCTTAAGTGGTAGTTTATCTCAACAAGATAAGGACAAACTTGAACTGCAGCCCCAAGAGCAACAACTTCATCAGGATTTACAGTGACATTGGGCTCTTTTCTAGTCATCTTCCTCACAAGCTCCTGAACAGCTGGGATGCGAGTAGAACCACCAAGAAGGATTACTTCATCTAAatctttgaaggaaagatttGCTTCTTTCAAGGCAGTTTCAATTGGTCCTCGTAGCCTAAGGAAAAAATAGATTTCAGTTGTAATCCATTGAACTTATGCAGGCAGATAGGTATTCATATTGGCAAAAACATACTGTTTTAAATCAAAAGGCAGCAAACTCCAGTAATGGAAATCAAACACACATTGATATTTCATATgagaattattccattttggaaCATGCATAGAGAGCAACCACAGAGTAGCAGTTTTCAACTTACATACCTGTCTAGCAAATCTGAACATAATTCTTCAAATTTGACTCTTGTTAGGGTGGTGTCAATGTGTTTTGGGCCATCCACAGTGGCGGCAATGAAAGGTAAACTGTAAAAAAGAAAGCTTTTCCTCAATGATCATGCCAAAAAGAGAGATCCATTTATATAAAGAAGGCATAGAAATTGT
This genomic stretch from Quercus robur chromosome 4, dhQueRobu3.1, whole genome shotgun sequence harbors:
- the LOC126722743 gene encoding stromal 70 kDa heat shock-related protein, chloroplastic-like, whose protein sequence is MVSFLRHRTATKDAGRIAGLDVLRIINEPTAVSLAYGFEKKNNETILVFDLGLGGGTFDVSGMPIALLLLLLDFSLFLRIVNWLAQNFKRDEGIDLLKDKQALQRFTETAEKAKMELSSLTQTSIRLRKSFLFYSLPFIAATVDGPKHIDTTLTRVKFEELCSDLLDRLRGPIETALKEANLSFKDLDEVILLGGSTRIPAVQELVRKMTRKEPNVTVNPDEVVALGAAVQAGVLAGEVSDIVLLDVTPLSLGLEILCGVMTEIIPKNTTLPTSKLEVFPTAADGQTSVEINVCQGEREFMRDNKRMVMI